One window of the Dehalococcoidia bacterium genome contains the following:
- a CDS encoding flagellin encodes MRINTNVNSINAQRNLQVSGYALSKALERLSSGKRVNRAGDDAAGLAIGQKLQAQVRGLGQAIRNAQDGISMIQTAEGALDETQSILQRMRELAVQAANGSLSSDERSKITAEFQNLQQEITRIAQTTQFGDTYLLNGNLAQTTTNVGSDLVASAGIAGVRTIGAVVATAYTIIIASAGSSATHSNYTLTVLRGSTG; translated from the coding sequence AACGCAACCTCCAAGTATCAGGGTACGCCCTCTCGAAAGCGCTCGAGCGTCTCTCCTCCGGCAAGCGCGTCAACCGCGCCGGCGATGACGCCGCCGGCCTCGCCATCGGCCAGAAACTGCAGGCCCAAGTGCGCGGCCTCGGCCAAGCCATCCGCAACGCCCAAGACGGCATCTCCATGATCCAGACCGCCGAGGGCGCACTCGACGAGACCCAGAGCATCCTCCAGCGGATGCGCGAACTCGCCGTTCAGGCCGCCAACGGCTCCCTCTCCAGCGACGAGCGCAGCAAGATCACGGCCGAGTTCCAGAACCTGCAGCAGGAGATCACCCGCATCGCCCAGACCACCCAGTTCGGCGATACCTACCTGCTGAACGGCAACCTTGCCCAAACCACGACGAATGTTGGTTCCGACCTCGTCGCCTCTGCTGGCATCGCGGGGGTTCGCACCATCGGCGCCGTCGTCGCGACCGCCTACACCATCATCATCGCGAGCGCCGGCAGCAGCGCCACCCACAGCAACTACACTCTGACCGTGCTCCGCGGCAGCACCGGTT